A section of the Sedimentisphaera cyanobacteriorum genome encodes:
- a CDS encoding CvpA family protein, translated as MIVIGLFAVITLAILAEAIVKPNFYKYVIMLFSMVSGLVFAFSFFEPLSKIVSKINWFPAAAEGLSFVLIFGISFAILKLLGDFTIRPELKLPDIVNRSFSALFSLIFSFFVTGMIIVFLSMMPMESKYPYPRYANKPIVTNSNYEIAPDNTFLNLDSAVTGFYNMLSAGSLSGDKNFGIVHDNFIDTNFLDRALYEEGVSPIAGEKAIDVPNTPQAVRKAPKLMKYDEVNQVVKKISGKQMFLVKVEISQDKVKNGGIIEKGGGYEIGPAQLRLICNKNYADMFKGDGLSVFPVGYVTDNSKFKKFDLKSKFNLLPHKPDKNKNAVLDVGFYVPEGYVPVALELRQDDIARVPNVNAEPEEEQSEQNG; from the coding sequence ATGATAGTAATTGGTCTTTTCGCAGTAATAACACTGGCAATATTAGCCGAGGCGATTGTAAAGCCGAATTTTTATAAGTATGTAATAATGCTGTTCTCGATGGTGAGCGGGCTTGTATTTGCGTTCTCGTTTTTCGAGCCGCTTTCTAAGATTGTATCAAAGATAAACTGGTTCCCGGCGGCAGCAGAAGGACTGTCATTCGTTCTTATTTTCGGAATATCCTTCGCAATCCTGAAACTGCTTGGAGATTTCACAATTCGCCCGGAATTGAAACTCCCCGACATTGTAAACAGGTCTTTTTCGGCTTTGTTCTCTTTGATATTCAGCTTTTTTGTTACGGGAATGATAATTGTTTTTCTCTCGATGATGCCCATGGAATCAAAGTACCCTTACCCCAGATACGCAAACAAGCCGATAGTTACAAACAGCAACTATGAGATTGCACCGGACAATACTTTCCTGAATCTCGATTCAGCGGTTACCGGATTCTACAATATGCTCTCTGCAGGAAGCCTTAGCGGAGATAAGAATTTCGGTATAGTTCACGACAACTTCATAGACACCAACTTCCTCGACAGAGCTCTTTATGAGGAAGGAGTTTCCCCAATAGCCGGCGAGAAAGCTATCGATGTACCGAATACACCTCAGGCAGTTCGCAAGGCGCCCAAGCTTATGAAATACGACGAGGTCAATCAAGTAGTGAAGAAGATTTCCGGCAAGCAGATGTTTCTGGTGAAGGTAGAGATATCTCAGGATAAAGTGAAAAACGGGGGAATAATAGAAAAAGGCGGCGGATACGAAATAGGCCCTGCCCAGCTTCGCCTTATCTGCAACAAAAACTACGCTGATATGTTCAAGGGCGACGGGCTTTCTGTTTTCCCTGTGGGCTATGTTACAGATAACAGCAAATTCAAAAAATTTGACCTAAAATCAAAATTTAATCTTCTTCCGCACAAACCCGATAAAAACAAAAATGCGGTATTAGACGTAGGGTTTTATGTTCCTGAAGGCTACGTACCTGTAGCATTGGAATTGAGACAGGACGATATTGCCAGGGTTCCAAATGTAAACGCAGAGCCTGAAGAAGAGCAATCAGAACAAAACGGATAA
- a CDS encoding serine/threonine protein kinase yields the protein MENENKAKPENAAGQIPGYKILGKLGSGAMAVVYKAKQVSLDRTVAIKVLPNKFVGKSNYVERFYKEGRLAGRLNHNNIVQAYDVGEAKGLYYFVMEYVEGKSIYDDLSKGKIFEEKKALEIMIQLAKALEHAHAQGLIHRDIKPKNIMITKEGVVKLADLGLARTTDDSEAASAEKGKAFGTPFYIAPEQIKGEVDIDGRADIYGLGATLYHMVTGTVPFKAQKPAEVMRKHLNEPLTPPDHINTKLSSGFCEIIETMLAKKRSERYANPSDLLKDLESVNNGMPPVFARQTIDVSELEELEEGEAVERDESSQYSYGVIVKYRIIVAVLSAVCLLLLILLIFTAAG from the coding sequence ATGGAAAACGAAAACAAAGCGAAACCTGAAAATGCTGCAGGACAGATTCCCGGTTATAAAATACTTGGCAAACTGGGTTCTGGAGCAATGGCAGTGGTTTACAAGGCCAAGCAGGTTAGCTTAGACAGAACAGTAGCAATAAAGGTTTTGCCGAATAAATTTGTCGGGAAGAGCAACTATGTGGAGCGGTTCTACAAAGAAGGCCGGCTTGCAGGAAGGCTTAACCACAACAATATCGTTCAGGCATATGATGTTGGGGAGGCGAAAGGGTTATACTATTTCGTGATGGAGTATGTAGAAGGCAAGTCTATATACGACGATCTTTCGAAGGGAAAGATATTTGAAGAGAAAAAAGCCCTCGAGATAATGATCCAGCTGGCCAAGGCATTAGAGCACGCCCACGCACAGGGCCTGATACACCGAGATATCAAACCAAAAAATATAATGATTACCAAAGAAGGCGTTGTTAAGCTTGCAGACCTCGGGCTTGCCCGGACAACGGACGACTCTGAAGCAGCAAGTGCGGAAAAAGGCAAGGCCTTCGGAACCCCTTTCTACATCGCCCCAGAGCAGATCAAGGGGGAAGTGGATATAGACGGCCGTGCAGATATATACGGCCTCGGGGCAACTCTTTATCATATGGTTACCGGCACAGTTCCGTTCAAGGCTCAAAAGCCGGCGGAAGTGATGCGCAAACATCTAAACGAACCGCTCACCCCGCCCGACCATATAAACACAAAGCTTTCAAGCGGGTTCTGCGAGATAATTGAAACTATGCTCGCAAAAAAACGAAGCGAAAGATACGCAAACCCGAGCGATTTGCTTAAAGACCTTGAATCTGTAAACAACGGTATGCCTCCCGTATTTGCAAGACAGACTATAGATGTAAGCGAGCTGGAGGAGCTTGAAGAAGGCGAGGCGGTTGAAAGAGATGAAAGCAGTCAATACAGCTACGGGGTTATAGTTAAATACAGGATTATTGTTGCGGTTCTCTCAGCAGTATGCCTTCTGCTTCTTATACTTCTCATTTTTACCGCTGCCGGCTGA